One genomic region from Candidatus Wallbacteria bacterium encodes:
- a CDS encoding tail fiber domain-containing protein has protein sequence KNSGKIGVGTSNPEFKLTIDKGAASPDGGIMAIGTYGSGTSLETSGVGTRMFWYPKKAAFRAGYVSGIEWDDSNIGDYSTAFGNSAKASGVDSTAIGYHTTASGLGSTAMGVATTASGYVSTAIGDETIASGECSIAMGSSTTASGWGSTAMGEYTVASGQKSTAMGCFTVASGAVSTAIGDATTASANYSTAMGNSTTASGWGSTAMGVGTIASGNESTALGWFTTASGSGSSAMGGFIEVGGSYSFGIGLDYPGAGNTYEITQNNTMAIMGGKVGIGTVSPTFPLQINGGIMDTGTFGEGDTLAVSGAGTRMFWYPKKAAFRAGKVDADQWDDLSIGDYSTAFGWDTKASNSASTAFGYFAVAGGAASTAFGNATYASGDASTAFGNCTHASGHQSTAFGFCSTASGFYTTAFGYYSVASGDYSTAFGNKIEAKGNYSVGIGLDSTSRTIEAANTMAIMGGKVGIGTVSPTASLEVNGSLKATLFTGDGSGLTNIITTNADKLDSQEGTYYLNRTNHTGTQSCSTISGFTSEVQATITAGTGLAKVGGTLEVSPSGIDHGSLGGLTHDDHAQYSLLAGRSGGQILYGGTAASNSLTLDSTSNTTKGFVLLNPNGGNVGIGAVSPEFRLTLDKSASSPDGGIMAIGTYGSGASIETSGLGTRMFWYPKKAAFRAGHVNGTQWDDFNIGQYSEAFGYSTTARGSCSTAMGVGTIASGEASTAMGNTTIASNIGSTAMGMDTLSSGEASTAMGANTIASNNYSTAMGVRTLASGNSSTALGGYSTASATYSTAMGWFPVASGDVSTAIGGFTVASGPYSIAMGTSTTASGSNSTAMGVYTTASGANCTAMGTRIKAGGNYSFGIGLNDPGAGNTYEITQANTMAIMGGKVGIGKVDPARTFFVNGDAGGTLDWYNDSDERLKKNIRTIDNALDKVLSLRGVNFEWKDPETHVSGPQMGLIAQEAEKVVPEVVSQKNGTYAMQYSPLVGLLIEAMKDQQKIIDEQGEALKKLSQEMADLKNSLSGK, from the coding sequence TGAAAAACAGCGGGAAAATAGGAGTAGGAACCTCTAATCCTGAATTTAAGCTCACAATCGATAAAGGGGCAGCATCGCCTGACGGCGGTATAATGGCGATCGGAACTTATGGCAGCGGTACCTCACTTGAAACTTCCGGAGTAGGTACCAGGATGTTCTGGTATCCGAAAAAAGCAGCTTTCAGGGCTGGATATGTTAGCGGTATAGAATGGGATGATTCCAATATTGGGGACTATTCCACGGCTTTTGGCAACAGTGCCAAGGCTAGTGGGGTGGATTCCACTGCTATTGGATATCACACTACTGCCAGTGGATTAGGCTCTACTGCTATGGGTGTTGCTACTACAGCCAGCGGATATGTTTCTACCGCTATAGGAGATGAGACTATAGCCAGCGGTGAATGCTCTATTGCCATGGGGAGCTCCACTACAGCCAGCGGATGGGGTTCTACTGCTATGGGAGAATACACTGTGGCCAGCGGGCAAAAATCTACAGCCATGGGATGTTTTACTGTAGCCAGCGGAGCTGTATCTACTGCCATTGGGGATGCTACAACTGCAAGTGCTAATTACTCTACTGCTATGGGGAATAGCACAACAGCTAGCGGTTGGGGTTCTACTGCTATGGGAGTTGGTACTATAGCCAGTGGGAATGAATCTACAGCTTTGGGCTGGTTTACCACAGCAAGTGGAAGTGGCTCCTCAGCTATGGGTGGCTTCATTGAAGTAGGTGGTAGTTATTCTTTTGGTATCGGCTTGGATTACCCTGGAGCAGGTAACACTTATGAAATAACGCAAAATAACACCATGGCTATCATGGGCGGCAAGGTCGGGATCGGAACTGTAAGCCCAACTTTTCCCCTTCAAATCAATGGTGGAATAATGGATACTGGTACATTTGGCGAAGGTGATACTCTTGCTGTTTCTGGTGCAGGTACCAGGATGTTCTGGTATCCCAAAAAAGCGGCGTTCAGGGCTGGAAAAGTTGATGCAGATCAATGGGATGATTTAAGTATTGGGGATTATTCAACAGCTTTTGGTTGGGATACCAAAGCAAGTAATTCAGCTTCCACTGCTTTCGGTTACTTTGCCGTTGCCGGCGGTGCAGCTTCCACTGCTTTCGGGAATGCAACTTATGCCAGTGGTGATGCATCCACAGCTTTCGGGAATTGCACACATGCAAGCGGTCATCAATCCACTGCTTTTGGGTTTTGCTCCACAGCAAGTGGTTTTTATACCACGGCTTTTGGATATTATTCAGTAGCTAGTGGTGACTATTCCACAGCTTTTGGAAATAAAATTGAAGCCAAAGGTAATTACTCGGTTGGCATAGGCTTGGATTCAACAAGCCGCACGATCGAAGCAGCTAACACCATGGCCATCATGGGAGGCAAGGTCGGGATCGGGACAGTCAGCCCTACCGCGTCTCTGGAAGTCAATGGCTCACTGAAAGCGACCTTATTTACCGGTGATGGATCCGGATTGACGAATATCATAACTACCAACGCGGATAAATTGGACTCGCAGGAAGGTACATATTATCTGAACCGTACCAATCACACAGGCACTCAGAGCTGTTCCACCATTTCCGGTTTTACTTCTGAAGTCCAAGCAACAATAACTGCTGGAACAGGGCTCGCCAAAGTTGGAGGAACTTTAGAGGTATCACCAAGTGGGATTGACCATGGTTCTCTGGGTGGTCTTACTCATGATGATCATGCGCAGTATTCGTTGCTGGCCGGTAGATCCGGCGGACAGATTTTGTATGGTGGAACAGCAGCCAGCAACAGCCTGACTCTTGATTCAACTTCAAACACTACCAAAGGATTCGTGCTTTTGAATCCGAATGGCGGTAATGTCGGGATCGGGGCTGTCAGCCCTGAATTCAGACTTACTTTAGATAAAAGCGCTAGTTCACCTGACGGTGGCATCATGGCGATCGGCACTTATGGAAGCGGTGCTTCTATCGAAACATCAGGTCTAGGCACAAGGATGTTCTGGTACCCGAAAAAAGCTGCTTTTAGAGCAGGTCATGTAAACGGCACACAATGGGATGATTTCAATATAGGCCAATATTCAGAGGCTTTCGGTTACAGCACCACGGCCAGGGGATCATGTTCTACTGCCATGGGGGTTGGCACTATTGCAAGCGGAGAAGCCTCAACAGCCATGGGAAATACTACTATAGCTTCCAACATAGGCTCAACTGCCATGGGGATGGACACCTTATCTAGCGGAGAAGCCTCAACAGCTATGGGGGCGAATACTATAGCTAGCAACAACTATTCAACTGCGATGGGAGTGCGCACCCTAGCTAGCGGAAACTCCTCAACTGCCTTAGGAGGATATTCTACTGCGAGTGCTACGTATTCAACTGCCATGGGGTGGTTCCCTGTTGCCAGCGGGGATGTTTCTACTGCTATAGGAGGTTTTACTGTAGCTAGCGGACCATATTCCATTGCCATGGGGACATCTACTACTGCCAGCGGAAGTAATTCTACTGCCATGGGAGTTTATACTACTGCCAGCGGGGCAAATTGTACTGCCATGGGCACCCGCATCAAAGCAGGGGGAAACTATTCCTTTGGAATCGGCCTGAACGACCCTGGAGCAGGCAATACTTATGAAATCACTCAGGCCAACACCATGGCCATCATGGGCGGCAAGGTAGGAATAGGGAAAGTCGATCCTGCCAGGACATTCTTTGTCAATGGCGATGCGGGCGGCACGCTGGACTGGTATAACGATTCTGATGAGCGGCTGAAGAAGAACATCCGCACAATAGACAATGCTTTGGACAAAGTGCTATCCCTGAGAGGCGTGAATTTTGAGTGGAAGGATCCTGAGACTCACGTTTCTGGCCCACAGATGGGACTGATCGCACAGGAAGCGGAGAAGGTCGTGCCAGAAGTGGTGAGCCAGAAGAACGGTACTTATGCCATGCAGTATTCTCCGCTGGTAGGCCTGCTGATCGAGGCTATGAAAGATCAGCAGAAGATCATAGATGAGCAGGGAGAGGCATTGAAAAAGCTCAGCCAGGAAATGGCTGACTTGAAAAATTCTCTGAGCGGGAAGTAG